GCGACAATTTACCAATGCGTTGATAAAATTGCGATCGCCGCAAAAAAATTGCACCATGTCCTACAATCCAGACATACATCATCGTCGTTCCATTCGTCTCAAAGGATACGACTATTCACAGGCAGGCGCGTATTTCGTCACCATTTGCATCAACCATCGCCAACCCCTATTGGGCGCGATCGCTGATGGCATCATGCACCCAACCCCTGCGGGAACAATGGTACAAACAATTTGGGAAGAACTGCCATTCCATTATCCAAACATAGAGTTAGATGCCTTCGTGCTAATGCCCAATCATATTCACGGCATTATCATTCTGAAATCAGCACAAATAGAACCTGTAATGACATTAGGAGAAATCATGCATCGGTTCAAATCCTTCACAACCACAAAATATCGTCATGGCGTTCATCAGGAACAATGGCAACCATTTATGGGCAGACTATGGCAACGGAACTATTATGAACATATTATCCGCAATCAAGAAATCTGCGATCGCCTACGCCAATACATAGCTAATAATCCCTCATCATGGGAATCCGATCTTCTGTATCCAAATAGCGATCGCCATTATTGAACTCACGTTAATTTTTAATTTGCAAAAGTGTTGCCACACTTTCGTGAATTGATGGTATAGCAACGTAAGTTTTGCTTAGGACATAAAACCAAAAAGATGAGTGGCGGCGCGAAGCGCCGCCACTCATCTTTTTGGTTTTGATTTGTCCTATCTATCTCTTGCGTTGCTATATAACTTGGCGATCGCCCTTGTTATTAAGGTTGACACTGACGAATATGCTATCTACAACCCTTTACCAAACTATTAACAATACCGAATTATTTATAAAATATATTAGTGGAGGGGTTATTGTTTTATCTATGCGATGGCAAGTATGTACAATAGTAAATTATTATTTAAGATAAAGATTTTAAACATCACACATTTAGAGGACTGTTATGGCAGGTACTACTGGAGAACGCCCATTTTCCGACATTATTACTAGCGTTCGTTATTGGCTAATCCACAGCCTTACAATTCCCGCTTTATTTTTGGCAGGTTGGCTATTTGTAAGCACAGGCTTAGCTTATGACGTATTTGGCACACCACGCCCCAACGAATACTACGGTCAAGATCGTCAGACCGCTCCTCTGGTAACCGATCGCTACAATCCCTCCAAAGATATCCAAATGGGTAAATAGCGCTTAGATAAAAAATATTTCGTTAATTTTGCAGCCCTAAACTCAAGCGCTAAATTAACGACTCCCCATTAACGCACTCAATCAACGCATCCACTACTTAATAACTATGGCAAGCAATAATCCTAACCAACCCATTCAATATCCTGTATTTACTTTCCGTTGGCTAGCAGTTCACGGTCTGGGCGTTCCTACCGTGTTCTTCATCGGCGCGATCGCTGCAATGCAATTCATCAGCCGCTAATCGAAATTCATTTTAGTTTTGCTTTCTTAAAAAACAAAACTTTTTACCTTTACCTTTAACCTTTCTCCTTTTACCTACCTATGGCTCCTAAAAATCCTAACAGCCAAC
This genomic stretch from Pseudanabaena galeata CCNP1313 harbors:
- a CDS encoding transposase, with protein sequence MSYNPDIHHRRSIRLKGYDYSQAGAYFVTICINHRQPLLGAIADGIMHPTPAGTMVQTIWEELPFHYPNIELDAFVLMPNHIHGIIILKSAQIEPVMTLGEIMHRFKSFTTTKYRHGVHQEQWQPFMGRLWQRNYYEHIIRNQEICDRLRQYIANNPSSWESDLLYPNSDRHY
- the psbE gene encoding cytochrome b559 subunit alpha, with product MAGTTGERPFSDIITSVRYWLIHSLTIPALFLAGWLFVSTGLAYDVFGTPRPNEYYGQDRQTAPLVTDRYNPSKDIQMGK
- the psbF gene encoding cytochrome b559 subunit beta: MASNNPNQPIQYPVFTFRWLAVHGLGVPTVFFIGAIAAMQFISR